In one Drosophila albomicans strain 15112-1751.03 chromosome X, ASM965048v2, whole genome shotgun sequence genomic region, the following are encoded:
- the LOC117571823 gene encoding uncharacterized protein LOC117571823 gives MDQFSHDLTLALEETSLMDRACGVGRWGSRRRTRSTGNLPCAPQPTEDSSSSPTDTLNAHGHGHGHHQHNSGACGNANVDGLDSNTHNTMLPASDSDEKAEAMLPLRLPAKLLNAAAAVRMGVGALESDSLNETTFSPARFYKPNSRRKRKIKRMSMEFEFSKDCNVMMVSPHSFTESPLQPGMLGTSGTATAAGGGGAGNVAGATAAGNVTGTVRKRVLKAECGANRSNLFFCGKRKRSNRDRYNEHEAGVVGHAGSCSGSSKLHSSSMPRYTHMEEFHRMRPRSYSSTSKPHSDRLLPLNKGLLSKINRIAQSQTQAQSQQSQKTDNTSSMEQGLDQARTTAEQLDTNTDELHQHQQQLELRESRAETTGTAGCGGDFSMEMLVPVSDIESLLNMPCKLPLENAGADYHAHRKKSHHRRRRFCQPTHPLHVQSMDCGELYDFSSSLSSSSDSEDSHRLHDTDREGDDELTDWPGNEFGPGGKYDPKRKLTKKSLLPQIRSDDTIGEDDTLMSGTEATAATTTAGASTFCDSYGISQSPTQPADAVQDLSRFQPAASSNPIEICGGGANRGNRSVGFMGVNIGLDMESTPNGLPAVRQIESEMSGETSNPFLSSSPPMQLQEVREIRAGCRRINGDRPGFSIKLSVNERLARFLQDPRQTQIRLPDIEIYEQDSLVNLSTLYSLNMVVENGCTVLTKTRNTTQSVNVDPQRNLQQRQDLIGDFKRRCYGGGNVDNDASTATATAPASAPVDDTAAEQLPNK, from the exons ATGGATCAGTTCTCGCACGACTTGACGCTCGCCCTGGAGGAGACCTCACTGATGGACAGGGCGTGCGGCGTTGGAAGGTGGGGCTCGCGTCGAAGAACTCGATCAACGGGTAATTTGC CTTGTGCGCCGCAGCCAACTGAAGATTCATCGAGCAGCCCCACAGACACACTGAACGCACACGGACACGGACATGGACATCATCAGCATAATTCCGGTGCCTGTGGCAATGCCAATGTCGATGGCCTGGActcgaacacacacaacacaatgcTGCCCGCAAGTGATTCGGATGAGAAAGCCGAGGCAATGCTGCCGCTGCGTCTGCCAgccaaattattaaatgctgcagcagctgtacGCATGGGAGTGGGAGCCTTGGAGTCGGACTCGCTCAACGAGACCACCTTCAGTCCAGCACG cttCTACAAACCGAATTCACGGCGGAAACGAAAGATTAAGCGCATGTCCATGGAGTTTGAGTTCAGCAAGGACTGCAATGTGATGATGGTATCGCCACACAGTTTCACCGAATCGCCACTACAGCCGGGCATGCTTGGCACATCTggaacagcaactgcagctggagGCGGAGGCGCTGGCAACGTTGCTGGCGCTACTGCAGCTGGCAACGTCACGGGCACAGTGCGTAAACGTGTACTGAAGGCGGAATGTGGTGCAAATCGCTCGAATCTATTCTTCTGTGGCAAGCGTAAGCGTTCCAATCGCGATCGCTACAATGAGCATGAGGCGGGCGTCGTTGGTCATGCGGGCAGCTGCAGTGGTTCGAGTAAATTACATTCTTCGAGCATGCCGCGATACACGCATATGGAGGAGTTTCATCGCATGCGGCCGCGGAGCTATTCGTCCACATCGAAGCCACACAGCGATCGTCTGCTGCCGCTCAACAAGGGGCTGCTGTCGAAGATCAATCGCATTGCGCAATCGCAGACGCAAGCGCAATCGCAACAATCACAAAAGACTGACAACACATCGAGCATGGAGCAAGGCCTGGATCAGGCTCGCACCACAGCGGAGCAGCTCGATACGAATACTGACGAGCTGCatcagcaccagcagcagttgGAGTTGCGCGAAAGCCGCGCAGAGACAACTGGAACCGCTGGATGCGGCGGCGACTTTAGCATGGAAATGCTTGTGCCTGTCAGTGACATTGAGTCGCTGCTAAATATGCCCTGCAAGTTGCCGCTGGAGAACGCTGGCGCGGATTATCATGCGCATCGTAAGAAGTCACATCATCGTCGACGCCGCTTTTGCCAGCCAACGCATCCGTTGCATGTGCAGTCGATGGACTGCGGCGAACTCTACGATTTCTCGAGTTCGTTGAGCTCGTCGTCGGACAGCGAGGACAGCCATCGGTTGCATGACACGGATCGCGAGGGTGACGACGAGCTAACTGATTGGCCGGGCAATGAGTTTGGACCCGGCGGCAAATATGATCCGAAGCGCAAGTTAACCAAGAAATCTCTGCTACCCCAGATACGTTCCGATGATACCATCGGTGAGGATGACACGCTCATGTCTGGCACTGAGGCCACGGCGGCCACGACAACGGCGGGGGCGTCAACGTTCTGCGACAGCTATGGCATCTCACAGTCGCCCACACAGCCGGCAGATGCTGTTCAGGATCTGTCACGCTTCCAGCCGGCCGCCAGTTCGAATCCGATCGAGATCTGTGGAGGTGGCGCAAATCGCGGCAATCGCAGTGTTGGCTTCATGGGCGTCAACATCGGTCTGGACATGGAAAGCACGCCAAACGGTTTGCCAGCGGTGCGCCAGATCGAGAGCGAAATGTCCGGTGAAACGTCGAATCCATTCCTCTCCTCGTCACCGCCCATGCAGCTGCAGGAGGTGCGCGAGATACGCGCCGGATGCCGGCGCATTAACGGTGACCGCCCCGGTTTCAGCATCAAGCTAAGCGTTAACGAGCGGTTGGCGCGTTTTCTACAGGATCCGCGGCAGACGCAAATACGTTTGCCTGACATCGAGATCTATGAACAGGACAGCCTTGTCAATCTGTCCACCCTCTATTCCCTCAACATGGTCGTTGAAAATGGCTGCACGGTGCTAACCAAGACGAG AAATACAACGCAATCGGTCAACGTTGATCCGCAGCGCAATCTGCAGCAGCGCCAGGATCTCATCGGTGACTTCAAGCGACGCTGCTACGGCGGCGGGAATGTCGACAATGATGCGTCGACGGCCACAGCGACggctccagcttcagctccagtGGATGATACTGCTGCCGAGCAGTTGcccaataaatga
- the LOC117570880 gene encoding nuclear cap-binding protein subunit 1, with the protein MSRRRAHDTEDESYDHRRNKRRRVSENQEIEDRLESLILRVGERSTSSVESNLEGLVSVLEADLGTFRMKILRILSDCAVRMPEKCTVYTTLVGLLNAKNYKFGGEFVDHMVKTFKESLKLCRWDAARYSLRFLADLVNCHVISATSLLQLLDTMIDVSNEDTVPQVRRDWFVFAVLSTLPWVGRDLYEKKESALESLLLRIEVYLNKRSKKHHNALRVWSSDAPHPQEEYLDCLWAQIRKLRQDNWAEKHIPRPYLVFDSILCEALQHNLPQITPPPHHDAFEYPMPWVVYRMFDYTDCPDGPNLPGAHSIERFLIEEHLHHIIETHHHERKDCAAQLLNFPFKHKIPLEYCIVEVIFAELFHMPTPRYLDICYGSILIELCKLQPGTLPQVLAQATEILFMRIDSMNTSCFDRFVNWFSYHLSNFKFTWSWDEWDSCLLLDAEHPRPKFIQEVLQKCLRLSYHQRITEMMPTTYAKLIPVTPVPNYKYANEDAANLPGTAVAHQLVVAIRQKCTPEEVANILKEIPSSGYSGEEMSDGSFNALKIDVFVQTLLNLGSKSFSHSFAAISKFHVVFRALAETEEAQIYILHNIYELWSSHQQMMVVLIDKLLKLQVVDCSAVATWIFSKEMTGEFTKMYLWEILHLTIKKMNKHVIKLNTELSDAKEKLSKADSSSSDTDDDTPHKRKKPITHADKPSEEVVERMEEKLEAANVNQKRLFLIVFQRFIMILSEHLLRSDTDGRDPDTDWYRWTIGRLQQVFLMHHEQVQKYSSTLETLLFTSDLDTHILEVFQQFVALRA; encoded by the exons ATGAGTCGTCGACGTGCTCACGATACGGAGGATGAGAGTTATG aTCATCGACGGAATAAACGTCGTCGCGTCTCAGAAAATCAAGAAATTGAGGATCGTTTGGAGTCGCTGATATTGCGCGTGGGCGAGCGCAGCACATCGTCGGTGGAGTCGAATCTCGAAGGTCTCGTTTCCGTGCTCGAGGCCGATTTGGGCACATTCCGTATGAAGATCCTGCGCATCCTATCCGACTGTGCGGTGCGAATGCCCGAGAAATGCACCGTTTACACCACCTTAGTGGGTCTGCTCAATGCAAAGAATTACAAATTCGGTGGCGAGTTTGTCGATCACATGGTAAAGACGTTCAAGGAGTCGTTGAAGCTGTGTCGCTGGGATGCAGCACGCTATTCCTTGCGCTTCCTTGCCGATCTGGTCAATTGTCATGTGATATCGGCGACCagtttgctgcagttgctcgaCACCATGATTGACGTGTCCAATGAGGACACTGTGCCGCAGGTGCGTCGCGATTGGTTCGTCTTTGCCGTCCTTTCCACATTGCCCTGGGTGGGACGTGATCTCTACGAGAAGAAGGAATCGGCCCTGGAGTCGCTTTTGCTGCGCATTGAGGTCTATTTGAATAAACGCTCGAAGAAGCATCACAATGCACTGCGCGTCTGGTCATCGGATGCGCCACATCCTCAGGAGGAATATCTGGACTGCTTGTGGGCGCAAATACGCAAATTGCGTCAGGATAACTGGGCCGAAAAGCACATACCTCGCCCGTACCTGGTCTTTGACTCGATACTGTGCGAGGCACTCCAGCACAATCTGCCGCAGATTACGCCACCGCCACACCACGACGCCTTCGAATATCCCATGCCGTGGGTGGTGTATCGCATGTTCGACTACACCGATTGTCCCGATGGCCCCAATTTGCCGGGTGCGCATTCAATTGAGCGCTTTTTGATTGAGGAGCATCTGCATCACATCATCGAGACGCATCATCACGAGCGTAAGGATTGCGCCGCCCAGCTGCTGAACTTCCCGTTCAAGCACAAGATCCCCTTGGAGTACTGTATTGTGGAGGTGATCTTTGCGGAGCTGTTTCACATGCCCACGCCTCGCTACTTGGACATCTGCTACGGCTCCATACTGATCGAGCTGTGCAAGTTGCAGCCGGGCACGCTGCCCCAGGTGCTCGCCCAGGCGACGGAGATTCTGTTTATGCGCATCGATTCGATGAACACGTCTTGCTTTGATCGCTTTGTCAACTGGTTCAGCTATCATTTGAGTAACTTTAAGTTCACCTGGTCGTGGGATGAATGGGACAGTTGCCTGCTGCTCGACGCCGAGCATCCGCGTCCAAAGTTCATACAGGAGGTGCTGCAGAAGTGTCTGCG ACTCTCGTATCATCAGCGCATCACTGAAATGATGCCAACCACATACGCTAAGCTTATTCCGGTCACGCCTGTGCCTAACTACAAGTATGCCAACGAGGACGCAG CCAATCTGCCAGGCACTGCGGTGGCACATCAACTGGTGGTCGCCATCCGACAGAAGTGCACACCCGAGGAGGTGGCCAACATACTGAAGGAGATACCCAGCAGCGGCTACAGCGGCGAGGAGATGTCGGATGGCAGCTTCAATGCCCTCAAAATCGATGTATTTGTGCAGACGCTGCTCAATCTGGGCTCGAAATCGTTTTCGCACAGCTTTGCGGCCATTTCTAAATTCCATGTGGTGTTTCGTGCCTTGGCCGAAACGGAGGAGGCACAGATCTATATACTGCACAACATCTACGAGCTGTGGTCATCGCATCAACAGATGATGGTGGTGCTCATCGATAAGCTGCTGAAGCTGCAAGTGGTTGACTGCTCGGCTGTGGCCACCTGGATATTTTCCAAGGAGATGACTGGTGAATTCACCAAAATGTATCTCTGGGAAATACTGCACTTGACCATCAAGAAGATGAACAAGCATGTCATCAAGCTAA ACACTGAGCTGAGCGATGCCAAGGAGAAACTGTCCAAGGCTGACTCATCGTCCAGCGACACAGATGACGATACGCCGCACAAGCGCAAAAAACCCATCACGCATGCGGATAAACCATCCGAGGAG GTTGTGGAGCGCATGGAGGAGAAACTGGAGGCAGCCAATGTGAATCAGAAGCGTCTGTTTCTCATTGTCTTCCAGCGCTTCATCATGATACTATCCGAGCATCTGCTACGCTCCGATACTGATGGCCGTGATCCGGACACCGATTGGTATCGCTGGACAATTGGCCGCCTTCAACAGGTTTTCCTCATG CATCACGAGCAGGTGCAAAAGTACAGCAGCACACTGGAAACGCTGCTCTTCACCTCCGATCTGGACACACATATTCTCGAGGTGTTCCAGCAATTTGTCGCCCTGCGCGCTTAA
- the LOC117564694 gene encoding uncharacterized protein LOC117564694 codes for MRNLCWPSIVSVLLALAAQKVSAIVGTGRDVVLTPKQALQLNGKRLFYEEQQQQPAADRSWEHTLKHVTYVTLFTDAALGAASGNLSQLHDYHDFLQTPYVPATAAGQAQAPSSRFGDIVTLASGRLEQLSSNGSYRFVEGATDARDAVQRADPSVVQTRAVWRVQRIRHRDGEQSPNPRYHYEMKYSVSPVAASLGWPPQSYIQKESDYPQSFGRIAYEEKRDQTFAQRRQDRQPQATFVRGIFQPPPPASALNIGEYLKAGPEPPKSSPKIELFPGLFNLGLRPNYIPATTFRPSYPIKFAAHPELTTPLERFPLPNELSGTAGDAGGVPAAAPPVTHHFHHHFYMATGHGNAQPELGYRPSLSTPAPPTSALPLPHSHSHSHYHQHEHSDEGHREVQFPTNHASGSTESLETDEDLYHSQDQHALRSPHVYSVYDPASKYQSSKLATPLLIYAGAGGEADSGEDHKSFVHSEPLEETIYRYSEPDPLYVHQNPVDVLQLETPQQQQQPQPHHAQATTGDEEEPEDQLSEHVEGGEQRPAGSQKQAKLATTPATTTTTTTSSTEAMMTSTTTAKPTFAATPSKASFVSTSTSFTPLRALSRYRTTPRITAGRSTTSTTTTTETPSFAKWKQRRKENTTHGPDSKPKSSLRHESKVVFIPTTTATITTTTTKSPAITTEPPATTSTTTVAVLDAVKPVPGREVIEVLTQKSVSKSVSIKVGENGEEIPIIVDDDENEVKPS; via the exons ATGAGAAACTTGTGTTGGCCCAGCATAGTCAGCGTTCTGCTGGCACTCGCA GCGCAGAAGGTGTCAGCGATTGTTGGCACTGGCCGGGATGTGGTGCTGACGCCCAAACAGGCGCTTCAACTCAACGGCAAGCGTCTTTTCTacgaggagcagcaacagcagccagccGCAGACAGATCCTGGGAGCACACGCTCAAACATGTCACCTACGTGACGCTCTTCACCGACGCCGCGCTCGGTGCCGCCTCTGGCAATCTCAG CCAGCTGCATGACTATCATGACTTTCTGCAGACGCCGTATGTGCCAGCTACCGCTGCTGGCCAGGCACAGGCGCCATCCTCGCGCTTTGGTGACATCGTCACGCTGGCCAGCGGCCGTCTGGAGCAATTGTCTAGCAATGGCAGCTATCGCTTTGTTGAGGGCGCCACCGATGCCAGGGATGCAGTGCAGCGAGCGGATCCGTCAGTGGTGCAGACGCGAGCCGTGTGGCGAGTGCAGCGTATTCGGCATCGGGATGGCGAGCAATCGCCCAATCCTCGGTATCACTACGAGATGAAGTACAGTGTGTCGCCAGTGGCCGCCAGTCTTGGCTGGCCACCGCAGAGCTACATCCAGAAGGAGTCCGACTACCCGCAGAGCTTTGGTCGCATTGCCTATGAGGAGAAGCGCGATCAGACGTTTGCCCAACGTCGTCAGGATCGCCAGCCGCAGGCAACCTTCGTCCGAGGCATCTTCCAGCCTCCTCCGCCTGCATCCGCTCTGAATATCGGTGAGTATTTAAAGGCTGGACCGGAGCCACCGAAGAGTTCGCCAAAGATCGAGCTGTTCCCGGGCCTCTTCAATTTGGGCCTGCGTCCCAATTACATTCCCGCCACCACGTTCCGTCCGAGCTATCCGATTAAATTCGCTGCACATCCGGAGCTGACGACTCCCCTGGAGCGCTTCCCTCTACCCAATGAACTAAGCGGCACTGCTGGCGATGCTGGCGGCgtgccagctgctgctccccCAGTAACCCATCACTTTCATCATCATTTCTACATGGCCACAGGCCATGGCAACGCTCAGCCGGAGCTCGGATACCGACCCTCACTGAGCACGCCGGCTCCGCCCACTTCAGCGCTCCCCCTTCCCCACTCacattctcattcccattaCCATCAACATGAGCATAGCGACGAAGGTCATCGAGAGGTTCAGTTCCCGACGAATCATGCATCAGGCTCAACCGAATCCCTGGAGACGGACGAGGATTTGTACCATAGCCAGGACCAGCATGCGCTGCGGTCTCCACACGTTTACTCAG TGTACGATCCAGCGTCTAAGTACCAGTCATCGAAACTGGCGACGCCATTGCTCATTTATGCAGGCGCTGGTGGTGAAGCAGACTCTGGCGAAGATCACAAGTCATTTGTGCACAGTGAGCCGTTAGAGGAAACCATTTACCGCTACTCGGAACCGGATCCCCTCTATGTGCATCAGAATCCAGTGGATGTGCTGCAGCTGGAGacgccacagcaacagcaacaaccacaaccacatcACGCACAAGCAACAACGGGCGACGAAGAGGAGCCCGAGGATCAGCTAAGCGAACACGTAGAAGGAGGAGAGCAGCGACCAGCTGGTAGTCAGAAGCAAGCCAAGCTCGCAACGACaccagcaaccacaacaacaacaacaacgagttcTACAGAGGCGATGATGAcctcgacaacaacagcgaagcCAACATTTGCGGCTACGCCCAGCAAGGCGAGCTTTGTGTCCACCTCGACCAGCTTCACACCGCTGCGCGCCTTGAGTCGCTATCGTACCACGCCTCGTATCACGGCTGGCAGATCGACGACAAGCACTACAACGACGACCGAGACGCCATCGTTTGCCAAGTGGAAGCAGCGGCGCAAGGAGAATACCACCCACGGACCGGACAGCAAACCGAAGAGCAGTCTGCGCCACGAGTCCAAGGTGGTCTTCATTCCCACCACAACTGCAACgataacgacgacgacgacaaaatCGCCTGCTATCACCACAGAGCCACCAGCGACAACATCAACTACAACTGTAGCTGTGTTAGACGCGGTGAAGCCGGTTCCTGGGCGAGAAGTAATCGAGGTGCTCACCCAGAAGTCGGTAAGCAAATCAGTGAGCATCAAGGTGGGCGAGAACGGCGAGGAGATACCCATCATtgtggatgatgatgagaaCGAGGTGAAGCCGAgctaa
- the LOC117577605 gene encoding acidic phospholipase A2 PA4 has product MALALKTLLLALLLSQTLPSSIGSAVLISDMTMTMMVELSSRHPFCKMHTDRGDIQRMLLQSDPRRIRQVPRESVVELEEVCRRQGSYGHEFRGGLGFIYPGTKWCGPGTSAVNYDDLGQHVREDRCCREHDMCPDVLNVGDCRRGLCNRGTFTRSHCDCDARFRRCLQAANTETANTLGAIFYNVVQVTCFQERSPCSAHQRAGYNQTEQEAICAQWQYQPSEKYVPSQPRTS; this is encoded by the exons ATGGCACTGGCGCTAAAGACGCTActgctggcgctgctgctCAGTCAGACGCTTCCGTCGAGCATTGGCTCCGCGGTACTCATCTCCGATATGACCATGACCATGATGGTGGAGCTGTCGTCGCGTCATCCCTTCTGCAAAATGCACACGGATCG CGGCGACATTCAACGCATGCTGCTGCAATCCGATCCACGTCGCATACGCCAGGTTCCGCGCGAGTCCGTCGTCGAACTTGAGGAGGTTTGTCGTCGGCAAGGATCCTATGGTCATGAATTCCGTGGCGGACTGGGATTCATTTATCCGGGCACCAAGTGGTGCGGTCCCGGCACCTCGGCGGTCAATTATGATGATCTGGGTCAGCATGTGCGCGAGGATCGCTGTTGTCGCGAGCACGACATGTGTCCCGACGTGCTCAACGTGGGCGACTGTCGACGTGGCCTCTGTAATCGCGGCACCTTCACACGATCCCATTGCGATTGTGATGCACGCTTCCGACGCTGCTTGCAGGCGGCCAACACGGAGACGGCCAATACGCTGGGCGCGATCTTTTACAATGTGGTACAGGTGACGTGCTTCCAGGAGCGCAGTCCATGCTCGGCCCACCAGAG AGCGGGCTACAATCAAACGGAGCAGGAGGCCATCTGCGCACAGTGGCAATATCAGCCATCGGAAAAATATGTGCCCAGCCAGCCGCGCACGTCGTAG